The genome window TTCTCATAACATTGGGAATATTTTCGCTTATGGGATACGAGATCAGCCTGCCGATTATTGCAGCATTCTTAACCATTGTGGGTTATTCTCTCAATGATACGATTGTTATTTTTGATCGAATCAGGGAAAACGTGAAAGCTTCAAAGAAGGAAACATATAATTTAATTGTCAACCAAAGCATTAACGATTCACTATCTAGAACCATTATCACCTCATTAACTACCTTTATGGTTGTGTTCGTGCTTTGGTTATTCGGTGGTGAAGTAATTCACAATTTTGCATTAGCTATGATCATTGGTGTTATCGTTGGAACTTATTCTTCGATTTTTATTGCCAGCCCCATAGTGGTTCATCTGCATGAGAACGCTACGAAATAATTTCAGTTTTAATATATTATAAAAAAAGCCCCTCGCATTCTGCGGGGGGCTTTTTTATTTCTGTCAGATGAATTGAAATGAAAAATTGATCAAATCATTTCTAAATTATTATTCTGCAACGATATGTAATCTCTCCGTTGCAATCCACACTCACATGTTTTTTAATTTCTAAATATTGTCTTTTCCCAATTAAACATTTTCACACACCAGAAAATGGCCAATCCTGCAAAACCAAATAAGGACAAGTATACTTCTGCCATATAGAGCGGATTAATCACACCTGCAATAATATCCTTTGAAGCAAGTGATACATTTAAAACTGGTATTAATGCCGTCACTGAATTGAGTTCCATCCCCGGCAATGTGCCAATAACCGCCGGAAAAATAATGACAATATTTAATGGAGCTACAATGCTTTGGGCTTCTTTGAATGATCTCGCATAGATTGAAAGCCCCAACAACATGGCGCTGAAAAAAGCAGCCACCGGTAATACCAATGTCATGATTAACCCAATCGTTTTTGGATTAAGAACCTCATTGATCACCATTAATATCTCGGGCGGAATATCAGGAATACGTTGAATCCCCACGGCCATTCCACCTAATGCAAGAAATGCTGTTAAACATGCAGCTAACAGTACTACTAGGAATTTTCCCAAAACAACATCCAGTCGACTTGCCGGCGAGGAAAGAATGGTTTCTAAGGTACCCCTTTCTTTTTCTCCAGCGCCTAAATCAAGAGCAGGATACATGGCACCCATAAATCCAAAAATTATAAATACATATGGAAACCATCCACCTGCGATCTTACCAAATTTTTCCTGTCTCGAAGCAACATCTTCATAATTAATCGCGTAGGCTCTGACTACTTCTGGTTTAAGGTTGAGACGATCCATTCGCTCAGCCACAATACGATCTTCAAATTTATTCAAGACACCCTTAATCCTGGTTTTAGTCACCCCAAAAGAATCGGTACCCTTAAATTGAATTCTGATTTTGGCTTGACCATTTTTGGCGATAGTCTCTTTATAAGCGGGATCAACATGAATCGCCACATCAAGGAATTCCTGTTGTATATATGACTGAATACTATCCTTTGGAATTTGATCTAGAATGATAACTTTATCCATATCGGCAAATGCCTGATACAAATCCGGTGCATATTCCTGACCATAGATTTGAACTTTTAATTGTTTCTCACCAGCCTTTTCTGCCATTGACTTGGTGATTTTAAATACGGTACCTAAAAGAACCGGTATGAGTAAAAGCGGAACAACAACCATCATCATGATGGTCCGTCTATCCCGAGTTATGTCGATTACTTCTTTTTTAGCAATAGTGAGGAATTTCATTTTTAGGCCTCCCCTACTCTATAGATGAATTCATCTTCAAAAGTTGGCTGTGTCATTTCAGATTTAAATTTGTCTAAAGTATCGTTATAAAAGAATCTGCCTTTATATATAATGGCAATATCATCACAAACCTGGTTTACTTCCCCCATACGATGGGTAGAAAAAATTACTGTTTTCCCTTCTTCTCGACAGGAACGAATCAAATCCATTATAGCCCGTGATGTCATTACATCTAAACCGGAAGTAGGCTCATCAAATACCATTACAGGCGGATCGTGAATTATGGTTCGCGCAATAGATGTTTTTTGTTTCATTCCGGTACTCAAGCGAGAAATTCTGCGATCCGCAAAACTGTGCATATCCAAAATGTCAAAAATGCGATCTTTTCGTTTATGAAAGATTGCCTTATCCATGCCGTGAAGATCAGCAATATATTTCACCATTTCTGTTGGTGTCAGGCGGTCATAAAGGGCTGTTTGTCCAGTCATAAAACCAATCTGCTCCCGAACTCTCTGACCATCAGAAACAGAATTGAAACTCGAAACTGAAATGGTTCCAGTTGTTGGTTTTAGCATTGTTGCTATCATCCGCAGGGTGGTTGTTTTGCCAGCGCCGTTGGGGCCAAGCATTCCGAAAATTCGCCCCGGCTGACATTCAAAACTGATGTCATCCACAGCACGCAGTGTTTTGGAATCTTTATATTCGTCACCCAGTTCTCTACGCTGTTTTCGACTGAGGGAAAAATCTTTTACAAGGTTTTTTACATTAATCATTTTATTCCTTAGGATTAATAGATAGGAAGATAGGAAGATAGGAAGATAGGGAGATTAATTATAATAGACTGAAGAGCCAAGACAATAAGTGAAAAGTTGATCTTTACATTATTTATTGATTAAATCAATCTGCTATTAATATATATTCATGAATATGAAATTAAAGATTTATATACTTTATGCATTAATGATTTCCTGTTGGGGAACGACTTGGTACTTTTTGAAAATCAGTCTTCAGGAAACACCGTTATTCTGGGGCCTCGCATTACGCTTTATTTTTGCCGGAATGATCTTTTGGGTCTTTTACTTTATTAAAAATGAACGGATAAAGTTTACATCCGAGATCAAAAAGGTTTACTTCTTATATACATTCCTAAATTTCACCCTTTGTTATTTCCTAACCTATTGGGCCATGAGATATGTGTATTCTAATTTAGGATCGATCCTTTGGAGTTTATTCCCATTATGTGTGGCAGGGATGGCCCATTTCTATTTACCGGATGATAAACTTAATTTTAGAAAAACCTTAAGTATGGTTGTGGGATTCATTGGTACAATTTTGATTCTTTATAAAGGCGAATCATTGGGGATGGGAAATGTTGTTTATGGAATTATTGCTATTTTAATCTCTATTGTTTTGGCGGCATGGCCCAACATCTATTTAAAAATGCACCATACAAAAATAAACACTTTCCATCTCAATGCTGTAGGAATGACTACATCCGGAATTATTATGATGCTTATTTCTTTTATTCTAGAGCAAGGTCAATCCATGCCCATGGATAGTAAGAATCTGTTTGCATTAATTTATCTGACAGTCCCGGGTACAGTAGTAACGTGGGGAATCTACATTTGGCTTTTCAACCATATGCGTGTCAGTCAAATCAGTTATGTGGCTTTCTTTCCCCCAGTGATTGCCATTGCCATGGGATGGATTTTTCTTGGCGAAGAGCTTCCAATGGTTATAATAATCGGAGCCAGTTTAATCATATTGGGCGGTTTCCTTATTAATTATCAAACAAGAGTTAGGGAGATTATTTCAGAACCGGGGTTATTATCGGTAACTGAAGACTGATTTATTTATTTTTGCTGTAAATTCCAACATGATTCAATACACCATTACCGATTCTCCAATCGGAAAATTATTGATTTCCAAGTCTAATAAAGGAATCACTCATATCCTTTTCGAATATCAAATTTCTCAATTTGAATCCATAATTAAAAAGAAATTTCCAGACGAAATAATTGTACGGAATGACACATCTCTATCTAAAACAGTTAAACAGTTAAACGAATATTTTTCCGGAGAAAGACAGGTTTTTAATATTGAGCTGGATTTAGTTATGCCACCCTTTCATCAGAAAGCATTAAATGTTGTTGAAATGATACCTTATGGCAAAACAATCTCTTATAAAGATGTGGCGGCGCATGCCGGCAATATTAAAGCTGTCCGCGCTGCAGGGTCAGCTAACGCCAATAATCCCATTCCGATTGTTATTCCTTGTCACCGAGTATTAGCAACAAGTGGAGGACTCGGCGGTTATGGCGGTGGATTGAAAATGAAAAATTACCTTCTGAACTTGGAAGGTGCCCTTTAACTTTCCACCTTAATTTTTCATAAAATAAATTTAAATCAATATGTGGCAATCAATTAAACGACGAATTTTTGCTGGCCTTTTGGCCATTGTACCCATTGCGGTTACTTTCTGGATCCTTAAATTTTTATTTTCCTTTACCGATGGTTTGGCATCGCCTTTCTTGAGGCGTTTTGGTGTCGAGATTCCAGGACTAGGTATAATTTTAACAGTAGTCTTTATTTTTACTCTAGGTTTATTTGTGACAAATGTCTTGGGTAAAACACTTTTTAATTGGGGCGAACGAATCCTGGCTAAACTTCCCATTGTAAATACAATCTATAATACCATTAAGCAGATTACTTCCGCCTTTTCTGGGTCGACAGTAAAATCTTTTCAACAAGTCATTTTTATTCAATATCCCCGTGAGGGATTATGGACCATGTGTTTCGTAACCAATCAGTCCAAAAATGACAGTGGCGAAGAATTTTATCATGTATTTGTTCCAACAACACCTAACCCCACATCCGGAGTATTT of Candidatus Neomarinimicrobiota bacterium contains these proteins:
- a CDS encoding ABC transporter permease, with protein sequence MKFLTIAKKEVIDITRDRRTIMMMVVVPLLLIPVLLGTVFKITKSMAEKAGEKQLKVQIYGQEYAPDLYQAFADMDKVIILDQIPKDSIQSYIQQEFLDVAIHVDPAYKETIAKNGQAKIRIQFKGTDSFGVTKTRIKGVLNKFEDRIVAERMDRLNLKPEVVRAYAINYEDVASRQEKFGKIAGGWFPYVFIIFGFMGAMYPALDLGAGEKERGTLETILSSPASRLDVVLGKFLVVLLAACLTAFLALGGMAVGIQRIPDIPPEILMVINEVLNPKTIGLIMTLVLPVAAFFSAMLLGLSIYARSFKEAQSIVAPLNIVIIFPAVIGTLPGMELNSVTALIPVLNVSLASKDIIAGVINPLYMAEVYLSLFGFAGLAIFWCVKMFNWEKTIFRN
- a CDS encoding ATP-binding cassette domain-containing protein, with the protein product MINVKNLVKDFSLSRKQRRELGDEYKDSKTLRAVDDISFECQPGRIFGMLGPNGAGKTTTLRMIATMLKPTTGTISVSSFNSVSDGQRVREQIGFMTGQTALYDRLTPTEMVKYIADLHGMDKAIFHKRKDRIFDILDMHSFADRRISRLSTGMKQKTSIARTIIHDPPVMVFDEPTSGLDVMTSRAIMDLIRSCREEGKTVIFSTHRMGEVNQVCDDIAIIYKGRFFYNDTLDKFKSEMTQPTFEDEFIYRVGEA
- a CDS encoding DMT family transporter, with translation MNMKLKIYILYALMISCWGTTWYFLKISLQETPLFWGLALRFIFAGMIFWVFYFIKNERIKFTSEIKKVYFLYTFLNFTLCYFLTYWAMRYVYSNLGSILWSLFPLCVAGMAHFYLPDDKLNFRKTLSMVVGFIGTILILYKGESLGMGNVVYGIIAILISIVLAAWPNIYLKMHHTKINTFHLNAVGMTTSGIIMMLISFILEQGQSMPMDSKNLFALIYLTVPGTVVTWGIYIWLFNHMRVSQISYVAFFPPVIAIAMGWIFLGEELPMVIIIGASLIILGGFLINYQTRVREIISEPGLLSVTED
- a CDS encoding methylated-DNA--[protein]-cysteine S-methyltransferase, with the protein product MIQYTITDSPIGKLLISKSNKGITHILFEYQISQFESIIKKKFPDEIIVRNDTSLSKTVKQLNEYFSGERQVFNIELDLVMPPFHQKALNVVEMIPYGKTISYKDVAAHAGNIKAVRAAGSANANNPIPIVIPCHRVLATSGGLGGYGGGLKMKNYLLNLEGAL
- a CDS encoding DUF502 domain-containing protein; the encoded protein is MWQSIKRRIFAGLLAIVPIAVTFWILKFLFSFTDGLASPFLRRFGVEIPGLGIILTVVFIFTLGLFVTNVLGKTLFNWGERILAKLPIVNTIYNTIKQITSAFSGSTVKSFQQVIFIQYPREGLWTMCFVTNQSKNDSGEEFYHVFVPTTPNPTSGVFIVVPKKDVVHPDISVENGLKAIISGGILDPGKSLSDRLPNRP